One part of the Mya arenaria isolate MELC-2E11 chromosome 3, ASM2691426v1 genome encodes these proteins:
- the LOC128226693 gene encoding uncharacterized protein LOC128226693 produces the protein MFALNILGSKRKASRNLKMVYKTGKYGTNSGNTFRTRNIKFNHNYSNSAFLIRSHIGDSQDRDFYKTGAFGEGNALSDNVAFSLNKQRRWELPEVLENLILNGLDAEEYGVQVVTHHKVKQSANCVSVVATDGVYNNGDIDKNSKFKIKNSGGYFQLNSAIQGKSSVSKRRRRANRRRQLRPRPEDPNDNDTPGNEERCQIRYEVLLPCPSTSYLAYEAKKVGMETRKPYVWTGYQDSNSKHRRRGNLNGHINECIDIMNDELLYDSEEDYSENESVETGYASKEKDYTMALSDLIVHAKTANYLLRQRRVASTGSEGDETDTRCNTKGRIFVENNHTETDSSQTSTEIKSQRKERYVESSPVSIILSNDDTCPDFLSDRFGNACFEAMCFPRKFVLDISERIRGIKEYNTYRRNDIRTTAFLVFVHDADNEMNTEKESVYQVHLNANFKGGLIRSTRIETIFDYMETHVEEVIERTLFYVETLPVNALFVDKPVPDHRICKSTTTVEQCLKWTTQTYIPNDNFLIQYIRTEQSNVCEEAESLGYEIVSVFDTAMSDDLKDVTCQHGRLCSICFEELSQSSRGTALMACSHWFCDCCWKEYINTQISEGVDMIECPEFDCSREVDIGSMISLVNAKQVIRYSKHCHDNKIEKQTVTCWCPNSACRRVIKLSTPEVKFAACSCGTRFCVDCLSSSHWPAPCSKFSDYTDRMRKSGDSSLLPPEAIKPITVNGKNCPNCHRFVEKNGGCPYMYCICRTAFCWGCGHLWSSRSHGSSCYKNGQNDKHNTKVYTVQADQLSDKKRHGWYKQALQHRVNQHPARISKLSAAVRGLTKQVQTVLVKSAQKGEPISLDIADEDPNNTFTTSQRFLRNTVSMYVEMNNIVENTSVLFNSDELDSVRRQKLQNISRRLSTFVELIFGLLVSDAKGFAEVKEMVERLVNIRYHSRNAIRSLVKNVNAL, from the exons ATGTTTGCATTAAACATTCTTGGATCCAAACGGAAAGCAAGCAGAAACTTAAAAATGGTGTATAAAACTGGAAAATACGGAACAAACTCCGGCAACACGTTCAGAACAAGAAACATCAAGTTTAATCACAACTATAG cAATTCCGCATTCTTGATAAGGAGTCACATCGGCGATTCACAAGACCGGGATTTCTACAAAACCGGCGCGTTTGGGGAAGGGAACGCACTTTCAGATAATGTGGCGTTTTCACTGAACAAACAACGGCGCTGGGAGCTGCCGGAGGTGCTGGAAAACCTTATCCTGAATGGCTTAGATGCTGAGGAGTATGGTGTCCAGGTTGTCACCCACCACAAGGTCAAACAATCTGCAAATTGCGTGAGCGTTGTCGCAACTGACGGCGTTTACAATAATGGCGATATCGACAAGAACAGTAAGTTCAAGATTAAAAACAGCGGCGGATATTTTCAGCTCAATAGCGCAATTCAAGGAAAATCGTCAGTTTCAAAAAGACGACGACGAGCAAATCGACGAAGGCAATTAAGACCTAGGCCGGAAGACCCGAACGATAACGACACACCGGGAAACGAGGAAAGATGCCAGATTAGGTATGAGGTGTTACTGCCCTGCCCAAGTACCAGTTATCTTGCATATGAAGCCAAGAAAGTAGGCATGGAAACCCGAAAGCCGTATGTTTGGACGGGGTACCAGGACTCTAATAGCAAACATCGGAGACGCGGGAATCTTAACGGCCATATCAACGAATGCATAGACATTATGAACGATGAGCTTCTGTATGATTCGGAGGAGGACTATTCAGAGAATGAAAGCGTTGAGACTGGCTATGCATCGAAAGAAAAAGACTACACAATGGCATTGAGTGATTTAATTGTACATGCAAAAACCGCTAATTATTTACTAAGACAAAGACGCGTCGCCTCTACAGGAAGTGAGGGAGATGAAACCGACACGAGGTGCAATACAAAAGGCCGCATCTTTGTTGAAAACAATCATACAGAGACCGACAGTTCGCAAACTTCAACCGAAATTAAATCACAGAGAAAAGAAAGGTACGTCGAATCGTCTCCTGTTTCAATTATCCTCAGCAATGACGACACCTGCCCCGACTTCTTGAGTGATCGATTTGGAAACGCTTGCTTTGAGGCCATGTGCTTTCCACGAAAATTTGTATTAGACATATCGGAAAGGATCCGCGGTATTAAAGAATACAATACATACCGACGAAACGATATTCGCACTACGGCATTTCTGGTTTTTGTCCATGACGCAGACAACGAAATGAACACTGAAAAGGAATCAGTATATCAGGTACATCTGAATGCTAATTTTAAAGGTGGGTTAATAAGGTCAACGCGAATAGAAACCATATTTGACTACATGGAGACACATGTTGAAGAAGTCATTGAAAGAACTTTGTTTTACGTTGAAACACTTCCTGTTAATGCGCTCTTTGTCGATAAACCAGTACCAGACCACAGGATCTGCAAGTCTACCACAACAGTTGAACAATGCTTGAAATGGACAACACAAACGTATATACCGAATGACAACTTTCTCATTCAATACATAAGAACAGAACAATCAAATGTGTGTGAAGAAGCAGAATCGCTGGGTTACGAGATAGTTTCCGTCTTCGATACAGCAATGAGTGACGATTTAAAAGATGTGACATGCCAGCATGGCCGACTTTGCTCCATTTGTTTTGAAGAGCTGAGCCAAAGTAGCCGAGGCACTGCTTTGATGGCATGTAGTCACTGGTTTTGTGACTGCTGTTGGAAAGAATACATTAACACGCAAATCAGCGAGGGCGTAGACATGATTGAGTGCCCAGAATTTGATTGTAGCCGCGAAGTTGACATTGGTTCCATGATTTCGCTCGTAAACGCAAAACAAGTTATACGGTATTCAAAACACTGCCATGACAACAAAATAGAAAAGCAAACTGTGACCTGCTGGTGCCCGAACTCTGCTTGCCGACGGGTAATAAAACTATCTACTCCCGAGGTCAAGTTTGCGGCTTGCTCGTGCGGCACGCGGTTCTGTGTTGATTGCCTAAGTTCCTCACACTGGCCGGCACCGTGTTCAAAATTCTCGGATTACACTGACCGAATGCGAAAATCTGGGGATAGTTCTCTGTTGCCCCCTGAAGCGATAAAGCCAATTACTGTAAATGGAAAGAATTGTCCAAACTGCCATCGCTTTGTAGAGAAGAACGGGGGTTGCCCATACATGTACTGCATTTGTAGAACGGCATTTTGCTGGGGATGCGGACATCTATGGTCTTCTAGATCTCATGGTTCATCCTGTtacaaaaatggtcaaaacgaCAAGCACAATACAAAAGTATATACTGTTCAAGCAGATCAACTATCTGACAAAAAGAGGCATGGCTGGTATAAGCAAGCTCTTCAGCACCGTGTTAATCAACATCCTGCCAGAATATCAAAACTTAGTGCTGCAGTCCGAGGTCTTACAAAACAAGTTCAAACAGTTCTTGTAAAATCTGCTCAGAAAGGTGAACCGATATCTCTCGATATTGCAGACGAAGACCCGAACAATACGTTCACCACCAGTCAAAGGTTTTTAAGGAACACTGTTAGTATGTACGTTGAAATGAACAATATCGTTGAGAACACGTCCGTTTTGTTTAATTCCGACGAACTTGACTCAGTTCGCCGCCAAAAGCTTCAGAACATTTCGAGGAGACTGTCCACGTTTGTAGAGCTGATTTTCGGCCTGCTCGTGAGCGATGCAAAAGGATTTGCTGAAGTGAAGGAAATGGTGGAGAGACTGGTAAACATCAGATACCATTCCAGAAATGCCATCCGCTCATTAGTAAAAAATGTAAACGCTTTGTAA
- the LOC128226421 gene encoding MAM and LDL-receptor class A domain-containing protein 1-like: MERISCIDTVGLQGALGSRVSCSFDHPSGLCEWNSDPEAPFHWRVGQGRSEDRVSGPRNDHTCQNKRGHYLYIAGKDADKGADATVWSPAVSLNQSQWFTFWYTMNGYGTGNLSLLRLENNSSVVLWFKAGHQSFSWLSANVTLDPGMFSLQFKATVRIPIASNLAIDDLHLLSEESQSLGRSYCMLPVSTTPTTVTTTRTTVTITSSATITTAVSLSTFPPICGSNESDLVELPVICDFEHSTCDLVVVANDTDPKVTWTRTNHPHGTLSMIPGDHTHEIKSKERKYDNSLISVDF; encoded by the exons ATGGAACGTATTTCTTGCATTGACACTGTTG GTTTGCAAGGGGCCCTCGGGTCCCGGGTGAGCTGCAGCTTCGACCATCCATCAGGGCTGTGCGAGTGGAATTCTGACCCCGAGGCCCCCTTTCATTGGCGGGTCGGCCAAGGGCGCTCGGAAGACCGCGTGTCCGGCCCACGAAACGATCACACATGTCAAA ATAAACGTGGTCACTACCTATACATAGCCGGTAAGGATGCCGACAAGGGGGCGGATGCAACCGTATGGAGCCCTGCTGTATCCCTTAACCAAAGTCAGTGGTTCACGTTTTGGTATACGATGAACGGCTACGGGACGGGCAACCTCTCCCTACTGCGACTAGAGAACAACTCATCGGTGGTCCTCTGGTTCAAAGCCGGGCATCAGAGCTTTTCCTGGCTCAGTGCAAACGTGACCTTGGACCCCGGAATGTTCTCACTGCAGTTCAAGGCCACAGTCAGGATACCGATAGCAAGCAACCTAGCCATTGATGATTTACATTTGCTGTCAGAAGAATCTCAGT CACTTGGCAGATCATACTGCATGCTACCAGTCAGCACCACACCCACCACCGTCACCACCACACGCACCACTGTCACCATCACTTCCTCAGCGACAATCACGACTGCGGTGTCTCTTTCGACGTTTCCGCCAATATGTGGATCAAACGAATCCGATCTCGTGGAGCTTCCTGTTATATGTGACTTTGAGCATTCAACGTGCGATCTAGTTGTCGTTGCAAATGATACAGATCCTAAGGTAACATGGACTCGAACGAATCATCCGCACGGTACACTGTCTATGATACCTGGCGATCACACACATGAAATCAAAAGTAAGGAAAGGAAGTATGATAACTCGCTCATTTCTGTTGATTTTTAA